In Oreochromis niloticus isolate F11D_XX linkage group LG22, O_niloticus_UMD_NMBU, whole genome shotgun sequence, the sequence CTTCTGATTGGCAGCAAGCAAACAAAAGGGTTTTGTATTTATTCGTATATGTCAGCAGCTTATTAATACTCTGTGACTCTGCGAgagactttaaaataaaaatatccttCGACGGTTCCAGTGTATGGCACATTTCACTGGAATTCAGGTTCACCGCCTCAAAAGCTGTTTTGTTCAGCCTGCTAGGGGATGCAGTTACAGCTCACAGTAAGTCCTTTAGTGACAAGGACACTTCTAAATATGCTGTCAACAcaggagggaggaaaaaaagtggaAATGCATGCAAAAGAGCTGCTTGTTATGCTGTGGATGAATCcctaaaatgaatttaaataagAACAATGAACGGTGTTTTTGACATGAAAATCTTTTTAGTATACAAATGAGCCCTAAAAGCCGCGCTCGCAGATTTAAAACCAGACGGTTTCTGTCAGACGCCGTCCCCAGGGggcaatttctttttttaacattgcCTGTTTCTGTGCCCTCATTCAGAGAGATGTGTGGAGGACCACGAGCTGGTGGTTCAGGTTCAAGCCTCCATGAGCGGTGACAGTAAATTCCTCTTTAGGAAGAACTATGCCAAATATGAATTCTTCAGGAACCCCCTGGTGAGTCTCTTGCATCCCTAAAGTGACCTTTCTGTGACTGCCTCGGTTTAGCACGCATCCCCCACAGAGCCACGTAgacacagcagcacacacacacacacacaaagagagagagagggggagagaaaatTGGGGTTCAAAAGGTTTTTCAtcttttgatgtttttgaaatgcagcgACAAATTTGTTGCTAGCAGCCAGCACCTCTGTGTTTAATAGTTTTAGCCAAAAATTAGAGGATTGTCGTGTTTTCTGGGTTTTTAAATCACCTTTTAGTCATTTTTCTATTCATGAATCGTCAATTAGTATAAGACAAAGAGTTGCAGCTGAGGTTTTAAGCCCGCATTACATGACGGGTAAATGGCAATGCTAAAGTATTTTAGCAACACCCTCTGCGTTTCCCGTTTCATTCTTCCTCCTGGAAGAAGCTAACGGTTTCAGTTAAAACTCATCATTAGCCTTTTATCCTATCTTCAGACAAGTGCTAAAATCTCAAAATGCAAAGCTGTTCGTCGTTTTTTTAAAGACGTACACGTCCCTACTTCTGGCAGCCAGCAACTCGGCGCCGCGCGGCCTGCGTGGCATCTTTTCTGGCGATGTGGACGCAGCGTGGGGCTGTTGCTGTTGTGTGCTGGCCGGGTATACGGTGACATTACTGCTGTGGGTGATTTAGGTGTGTGTCAGAGCCAGCAGGTGACCTCAGCTCTGTGGTAATGAGCACAGTAAAACACAGGAGTGCTGGCCACGGCTTGTCAATCACGCTAAGAGTAGCGCTGCTGGTTAAAGGGGATTACATCAGCGGGTGAGATCATACTGCATCTACTCCGAGGGCTGGAgtgccctctctctctgtctccgcACCACTTTGGCTCTTAGTCCTTGTGTTGATTGAATACTCACACatcccatacacacacacacacacacacacacattctggaTAGAGAAGCACTATCCTAAGTGGTCTGTAgtgcctctctctctttctttgtctctttgTCTCTCGCTCACTGGCGATCTCCGTGTATCTTTTCCATCCAGAACTTTTTTCCGGAGCAGATGGTGGCTTTTTGTCAGGAGTCTGATGGCTCAATTCCTCCGTCACAGCTCTTACAGGTGAGTTGATGACTCAGTGAAGCAATACTACGAATTATACGAGCCCTGATATCTCAAGAGCGTTACCATCTGTTCATCCAAAAATGTGCATGCGCATGCACAGACAGATTATGGTGCTGCGCTCCATTTGCTTCCTGATTTTTAGAAATATAAAATACGCTGCCTCATTATTTCACTGCgatattcatttttaattcagaTTTTCATCATGATCTGTTTTAAAAGCAGAGACCCAAACAGTGCTGTATTCACTTCCCCTGCAGCAGTGCTATTATAGttatttttatgtcattttggcttgttgtttttaattcagtttagtttttaatatttgaaaatgtttgtttagttttctcTTAGCTTCAGTTTGAGTTTTAAGGTCACAGGTGAGATtttgggaaaatcatcacagttATTGCAGTAAAAACACAGAACGTGTTGAAAGCGGTTGACTCCTAGAGACTTGTAGACTTTCAGCAAACACGTCCACCAATGCCTCATCAGGCAAGCTGTAATAAAGCTTTTTACCCAACTAACAAACACTAAAAATAGggatatttattttagtttgttttccaAGTTCACCAAATTGTTTCAGTTAATTTTattgatttgtattttattttagttaacaAACCATATTTAGTTTTGGTTAATTATAATATCCTTGCCCTGCAGCAGTATTAACGATAGATGCTGTTGTGCGTTCGTTTTCCAGAACTTTCTGAACTCGAGCAGCTGTCCAGAGATTCAGGGCTATCTGTATGTGAAAGAGCCTGGACGCAAGTCCTGGAAAAAGCTCTACATGTTCCTGCGCCGCTCCGGCCTTTATTACTCCACTAAAGGAACATCCAAGGTGAGAAAGTATTGCTTTATTGATTGTGGAAGTGGTGGGAAGTAAACTATATTTAGGGCTGGTCAGCTGCCCAAATCTgcctaatgtgtgtgtgtgtgtgtgtttgcgcttATTGTGCATTAGCTTAAATCATATATCGCCACCCTCACAACCTCCACAGGAACCCCGGCACCTGCAGGTACTCTCAGACCTGGAGGACAGTAACGTCTTCACCGTCATCACGGGCCGAAAACTTTACAACGCCCCCACAGACTACCAGTTCTGCATCAAggtaacacacaaacaaaccacagactgtaaataaagatgcagccacagtgacatcacccactggtttgtgAAATCATGTTTTGAGGCTTCTGATTTTTAGAATTTTAGCCGCCTGGTTGTTATTTTTGTGGAGCCAGAGGTGACTGCGTTTGGGTGGTCAGAAAGCTGCATCCATAAACAGATATGTGCTATATTTAGCTATGATTTCATCCTAATTATTGCTAAATAACATGGAAGTAGATCTTGACTCAGCAACACTGAAGCTAAGAGTTCTCGAATAGTTTGTTAGTAGTGTTATCACACTTCGGGCCTTATTATTagccacataattacacacaaaatgctccaaaaggtaccaacagcacaaacacagttaaAGTGCAGTGATTCAGATTAGCTGAAATGTAGCTCAGTGGGCAGCTAGCGGCTATAGCTGCTAATCTGCTAATACTGCATAACTTTCAACTTTAATAAAGTTTCAGTGCATCAGTTACAACACATCTCACTTCTCATTCTGTTGTTATAGAGGAAAGAACTGGCTGAACAGACTGTAAACATGCTTATTTCTGCCTGGAAGTTGTGctttttaacatgggagtctgtggGGATTGGTTCAGTCTTAGAGTCAGCCTCTAGTGGTCATTACAGGAAGTGCAGTTTTTAACGTCAGGGCTCCCACTAGAGATGAATATTGTTGTTCTTTAATAGCTAAAAAAATGtctcatttgatttttttcaatataaaaaaacagattttttgacAGTTTTGAAATCTTTATTTAAAGTCAGTCCTTCTCTGCATATGTTGTGTGCAGTGGGCGTGTCTGTGAGGACACATGGGTTTAAAACAGCACAGCAGGGGTTTAAACACACCCTCAGTACTGTGCCCCGCTCCGGGTGGTATCTGCGGTGGGTGTACCTGCTGATCTGGGATAAGCTCAGTGGGATAAGCTGGGATGGCACAGGGAATCTGGCCCACCTGACCTCTTCACctctcttttacacacacacacaagcacacacacacacacacacgtgctaGACGACTGGCGTGTCAGATGCTGTCAGCGGGGGTGACAGTGCAGGATTGGGTGAGGGATTTTTCTTGGTGGGGTGAGGGGGTGGTGGGGTTTGTTGCCATGGCGACATGAATGAATTTATCAGTATGGGGTTGTATTTAGGGAGCAGTGTGCCTTATGCCCTTGTTAGTGGTGGaaggagaaaggaaaaagtCTAAGCTGTGATTTTGGAGGGAGTTGCCTGGAAAGTCGCAAATTACAAGGATTGTAGTTTGCGACTTtcataaatcataaaaaaatagattttcCTAAACTTCCTGTATTGCTTACTTTTATGTTATTTGACtgcatgcagtgtttaaatatttcaaaaagatTGGTTCATGTGGAAAATGCTAAATTCTTTGCAGTCGACTCCTGATTGCCACTCAAACCCCCAAAGCAGTCAGAGCTTTGCTGTGATTAGAGCGCAGACCTGTGCTGCCGAACACAACAGTGGCTGTGCTCTGGCACGGTCACATGAAGCCTTATTACTGTTCATGTTTGCAATGTGCATCTCGTTAATCTAATTCCCCGCTGCGTCCTCTGTTTGGTCGACAGCCCAGCAAAGTGAGGAGCGACTGCAAGGaactgaaaatgctgtgtgCGGAGGACGAGCAGAGCAGGACTTGCTGGATGACCGCCTTCAGGCTGTTCAAAGTAAAAACCCTGCACTTTTCTTGTGTCGCAGTTAAACATTAATGAATTAGTCGGTGCTTGGACGTTAAGCTGATGCCGTCTCCTCTCTCCTGCCCCCGCAGTACGGGATAGTGCTGTATCAGAGCTACAACGTGCCCCAGCAGAGGAAGTCTAACCTCTCGCCTTTTACTGCGCCTGTGGTGAGGATCTGCTCTCTGTGACATCGCCTTATTACAATTCTGCTCTACCAGCAGGGACGAATCCATTGATGCATGAGTTAGCTGATAGTAAACTTGGGACGAGGCTCAAACCTTCTTAAGAGgaaaaaacttgttttattgaAATTCTGAAATAGATTATTATATTCGGATGACCAGGCTACTGCTGACGTTTGCTGCTAATGTAAGCAGACAGTCCCGGCTCCTGCAAATAAGTGAATATTTACATACTGTTCCAACACATGTACAGGGAACAGGAAAATTGTTTTTTGCAGGTGTGATGTGTAATCCCCTCGCACCATGAGGTGTTGAAAAAGGTGTCATAAGCTCCTTTGGAAAGATTGTGAATAGAATTAAGTTGCAATTCTCCACAATTGAAGTCTGTGCCCTAACCTTTTGAAGATTAGACACTTCTACAGCGAGTTAGCCTGTGTTTAAAACTTCACACGCATACTCACAAACCCCGCTATCCAAAGGTATTAGGCGATCAGTGGCAGCTCACAGCTCACACTAAAAGCAGTTCCACTCAGTTTTCCTGATGTTTCCTGAACTCAGCGTTCAGTTTAGAAGCTGACGCTGGGTTTGCCACTGCGCTTGTTCAATAGAGTAATGGTGTATGATTATCAAAGCTGTTAGGAAACGGTTAGAAAGACCGTGATAAAAAATAAAGGAGTCAAAATTAACACAGCAGATCTTCGAGCActaatttttaattaatgtaaCTTCTTCTGAAAGGTTTTAGGATATAATATAACAACGACTcctaaaaatggaaaaatgaatGTCGGATTATTTTGTGAAGagtaatattataatataatataatattatgtTTATTATAAGAAAGTCTCACAGCCAGATATCCAGCAGAGGCTTGTGCTTTTCCTCAAAAGGGGCATTTGTGTGACTAAAGTGGgtctgtgtgcagacaggattTGTCATGCTCCAGTGAGTGTGTCTGGTTTGTTTGACCCTTGACCCTTGTCTACTACCCCTCCACCCTTTTTCTTGTATGCCCCCTCCCTCTAACCCCCACCCAACCACCATCACCCTCCACCCACACTGCTGCCCTCCAAACAGCGAAGCGTATCTGAGAACTCCCTGGTTGCCATGGACTTCTCCGGGCGGACCGGTCGCGTCATCGACAACCCCATCGAGGCCCAGAGCGCCGCCCTGGAAGAAGGGCATACCTGGAGGGTAAGCAGAGGGAGCTTGGATTCTGTTCTGCAGGGTGGGGTTAGATAGGAAGTAGAGGATATCTGACTAGAAGTGCAAACGTTCAAGCCGCAGCTGCTTTATGTGATTACCACAGAATATGCAGGAGTTTCCcagtatatttaaaaattgaCTGCTTTGATGGATGGTATGCACTGAAGCCTTTCATAACCTACAAGGATGCCTTTTCTTTGTGAATTAAAGTGTGTAGTAGTTGCACTTTACCAAAGCTGTGCATCCTTCAGTAGAGTGTTTGTTATTGGACAAAAAAGAATTGAAACAGTAAAACattcctgtgtttgttttggtcCAAAGTGATGTTTAAACATAGCTTAGTTTGCCATGAGGGTTACACACGTGATGGGCGTGGCTTAGGGACTTTGACTAATGCAGGGAGTTTTGTTTTACATGATGATATCTAACGATAAATGTGGTGTTTATAGAAAAGGAGCCAGCGTATGAATGTCCTGGGCAGTCCCAGTCCCCTGCATCCATCTTCTCTGAGCACAGGTACTCTCATGTGACACTGGCCTAGCAATAACACCATGAGCAgtataaatacatttacaaatatatgtataatgtggttgtgtctgtgtgtgtgtgaaaaatttcctgtgttttttaGTGATTCATAGGACACAGGTGTGGTTTCATGGTCGTATCATGAGAGAGGAAGCCCACAAAATGATGATACAACAAGGCCAAGTCGATGGGTGAGTTACGACATTGTCGAATGGAGAGTGCTCCTCACGTGAAGGCTCCGGCAGGAAAAAAAGGATTAAAGGAAGATAATTTTGTCAAAGTAGTCCAAGTGCTGTCAGGATGATTGCGCTTTGGTTCGTCAaagaaacaacacacacacagcgagtTTTAATGCTTTCCAGAAACTGCAAAagaacactgctcaaaaaattaCTGGAGCACTTTTTAATCAGAATATTGcatcaagtcagttaaacttctTGGAATTGATGTGGTCAGTTTAGTAGCAGAGGAGgttttaatcagtttcagctgctttggtgttgaTGAAATAAACAACAGGTGAactagaggggcaacaatgagacaaacccccaaaacaggaatggtttcACAGGTGGAGGCCACTGACATGTTtccctcctcatcttttctgGCTGTTTCTTTCACTAGTTTTGCACTTAGCTTGGGTCTgtgtcactactggtagcatGAGGCGATACCTGGACCCTACAAAGGCTGGACTGGCTGGACAGTACAAACCAGTCAAGATCAATACGAGCCATTACCAGACGATTTGCTGTGTTTCCCAGCAGtctcaagagcatggaggagatAGGCAGTTACTCTGGGAAAGTTGGACAGGGCTGTAGAAGGTCTTTAACCCATCAGCATGACCAGTATCTGCTCCgttgtgcaaggaggaacaggGTGAGCGCTGCCAGAGATACAAAATGACCTCAAATAGGacactggtgtgaatgtctctgaccaaacaatcagaaactgACTTCATGATGCCTGAGCGCCCGACATCCCCTAGTGGACCCTGTGCTCACTGCCCAGGACATTGGAGCCAGATTTGCTTTTGCCATAGAATACCAATTGGTAGCTCTgcacttttcacagatgagtgcaggttcaccctgagcaagTATTAGAGACATTAAAGGGTCTGGAGAAGCCGTGGAGAACATTATGCTGCCTGTAACATAATTCAGCATGACTGATTAAGTGGTGGGTCAATGATGGTCTGGGAAAACATATCCATGGAGGAACACACAGACCTCTACAGGTTAGGTGACAGCACTTTGACTCCCATTGGGTATCAGGATGGAATCTTTGGAGCCATTCTCAGACCCTACTCTGGTGCTGGGTGGATCCTGGTTTCCTCCTGTTGAATGGGAATCTCTGATCTCATATGGTGAGAGTATCCACTCAATTCCTGGAGGATGAAGAAATTGATACCATTGACTGGCCTGACCTAAATGCAACAGAACACCCCACATTATGTTCTATGTTTCAGTCCATCTGAGCAACCAGGTTGCACCTCACACAGCCCAGGAGCTCAGTCatgccctggtccagatctgggaggaGATGCCCCGGTACACCATCCATAACCTGCTGCATCATTTAAAATTTTCAGGatgtctttgaattcagcttTCTGTAGGTTGATCATTTAGTTTTCATCAAACGATGTGGCATCCTTTCATCCTAACACATTGCCCAGTGGAATAATATCCAACGtgggtttttttcagtttagatatgatgtgttttcaaagtggTCCATTAATTTTTTGGGGCAGTATATTCAAGGTGTGTATTATCGAGCATATGGAAATTCATGGTAGATATTTCAGTCCTTTTTATAAGGTGGTTGAACTAGTTCTCATGATgtaatctttttctttcaggttATTCTTGTTGCGGGACAGTCAGAGTAATCCCAAGGCATTCGTGCTCACCTTGTGCCACCACCAGAAGATCAAGCACTTCCAGATCCTACCGGTCAGTGTGAAGCAAGAAAAATGTCACCGCCTCTGTTAAGATGCACTGAAATGAGAAACGGTGTGAAAATGACACAAATTTGACTTCTTGTTATAGTCTGACTGCTAAACTGCAGTCACAGTCTCAAAAACCAGCTGCTGTGGCTTGTCGGCATCACCGGCAAAGGAGTATATTTGTCCCCGCAAGCAGGTCCATCTTTAAAAATAGTCTGCGATGCAGCTTAATTCTATAGTGTAAAAAAACCCTACGGTAGACTCTGCCCAGCAAGCCTGCTACACTCATTTAACATCACCACCAACCCGTTTCCAAAGTACGCTGTGCttttttaagattttaaaatgtgttttttgcttCCTCCCAGGCAGCCGTGTGCTTAGATTTATTTTGCTGCAGGACAGTAATCAGCTTGAAACAGCTCAGAGGGAACAGATCACTCAGTTATTGACAAAGATGTAGTTGCATGCAGCAAGTGTTTTAACTTTATTTGGAAAAAaggtatatatatgtatttcaGGTTGATTACATTGAACTGATAATAGATGGCCATTATCGTCCAATGGAGTTTCTGTCTGTTCAGTCAAGTCTTAATGTTAAAAATGCCCAGTTGATAAAAATCATTCATCTTCATCCATCCCTGATATTCTAGTGTGGATCAAAGTGACTGATAGACAAACTAATCTGTAGGAATATAAAATTTGTTGGTTTGTAGTTTATATGGTCAAAGGAATGCAAAAAGTAGCCAGTCGGATCACTCCACAGACTGTACTGAAAATATTAATGTCATCTCCAGGTCTGAGAAGGGATAATATCCCAAACCTAACCCTAGACCTGGATGTTATCATCTCTTTGCACTCCTGTCAGGTGTTCCATGTTTTATCGTTACCTCATAAAGATCAGTCTCTGTCATGTGGTGCCTAAACTATCTCCTCTCCTCCGTCTGATTCTGCTCTGAAGTGTGAGGAGGACGGTCAGGTGTTCTTCAGCCTCGACGACGGCGCCACCAAGTTCACCGACCTGATCCACCTGGTGGAGTTTTACCAGCTTAACAGAGGAGTGCTGCCCTGCAAGCTCAAACACCAATGCACCGCTGTGGCCTTGTGACACTCCTCCCCCCCAAACCTTTCTTTGCACACCTCTCTCCCTGAGatccccctccctccccttctGTCCCCTTTACCCCTTCCCTTACCAACGCAGTGGGGGTTGAGGAGATGGAGAAAAGTTACGTCCTGTTTTGCGGATGTGAACAACTCTGCAGGAGCCGGGACTGGAAGTCGATGTCACCCAGTGGGTAACGTTCGTCTCCACCTTACTGCTGCTCGGTTGTTTGAACGAGAGCTGTTGGGACAGGCCAAGTGTCGAAGACTGTGGACTCCTGCGGTTGTTTTGTTATTGGTGTTCAGACCCCAGAGAAAGACCAGCGTGATGTGAAACCACAAGACGGCTACAGTATGTTTCCAGTGGGTCTCTTGGATGGATCCCTTCCTTTAGAGTCCCAAACCCTTCAGCCCCACCCACCTTCCCCATCCTCCAGGCCTGATAAGCTGTGGTGCCCGCCCTGTCCTCGATACCGAGGTGGGCGGGGAGCGCCACCCTCTGACTTCCTCAATGATCATCAGGGATGGACGGGAACCTCCCTGGGTCCCATCAAACTTGATCCAGGAGTTTTCTCAACCTGTGCAGTCCAGTCTGGATAAGCTGACACCCTGCCCTCCAACCCCCGGAAACACCTTAGCGGGGCATGACGTGGCATCGCTGCCGTGTCCCGACCCACAGACCCCTGATGCAACCCCAATCCCGCCTCCACACGAGCTCAGAAAAAAGTCGGGAGAGAAACGAGAAGTCGCTGAAAGGCAAGACGAGCAGAGCAGGGGCGAGGGTTTGCTGAAAGGACAGAGGAATGTTTATCAGGAAGGCTGTACAAGCCTCTCTTGTAGAGTTGATTACTTGATGTCATTTTAATGCTGTTTTATTACTGTTGATTCAATGAAGAACTTGTTTTGCACTCCCGAGCGGACAGACGACAGCTCTTTAGCTAAGAGAAgctgcctcctcttcctccttcactCCCCTTCTGAAAAGCACGCATACGAATTTCCATCAGCTCTGACTGGATTACGGTGGTGTGGGAGCACAGTCACATCAT encodes:
- the LOC100694675 gene encoding growth factor receptor-bound protein 10 isoform X4, whose product is MEIVKVWSEDGAGKVVEIPADMTARDVCQLLVYKSHCLDDSAWALVEHHPILGIERCVEDHELVVQVQASMSGDSKFLFRKNYAKYEFFRNPLNFFPEQMVAFCQESDGSIPPSQLLQNFLNSSSCPEIQGYLYVKEPGRKSWKKLYMFLRRSGLYYSTKGTSKEPRHLQVLSDLEDSNVFTVITGRKLYNAPTDYQFCIKPSKVRSDCKELKMLCAEDEQSRTCWMTAFRLFKYGIVLYQSYNVPQQRKSNLSPFTAPVRSVSENSLVAMDFSGRTGRVIDNPIEAQSAALEEGHTWRKRSQRMNVLGSPSPLHPSSLSTVIHRTQVWFHGRIMREEAHKMMIQQGQVDGLFLLRDSQSNPKAFVLTLCHHQKIKHFQILPCEEDGQVFFSLDDGATKFTDLIHLVEFYQLNRGVLPCKLKHQCTAVAL
- the LOC100694675 gene encoding growth factor receptor-bound protein 10 isoform X1, producing MALAGCPDYFLRHSNYQERMDRTSTRRPDELIVPGFQRSASQNLPHHHDDDVDLEQLVNDMNSSMESVYSTQADTAVLLNNGHAPHHHHQVHTSYLGHSRRHTPPLPPSSPSRERLRHSQPMHIKAVRNLQEEHQLRPASLPAIPNPFPELCSPTGSPILSPIQTSDNHIVKVWSEDGAGKVVEIPADMTARDVCQLLVYKSHCLDDSAWALVEHHPILGIERCVEDHELVVQVQASMSGDSKFLFRKNYAKYEFFRNPLNFFPEQMVAFCQESDGSIPPSQLLQNFLNSSSCPEIQGYLYVKEPGRKSWKKLYMFLRRSGLYYSTKGTSKEPRHLQVLSDLEDSNVFTVITGRKLYNAPTDYQFCIKPSKVRSDCKELKMLCAEDEQSRTCWMTAFRLFKYGIVLYQSYNVPQQRKSNLSPFTAPVRSVSENSLVAMDFSGRTGRVIDNPIEAQSAALEEGHTWRKRSQRMNVLGSPSPLHPSSLSTVIHRTQVWFHGRIMREEAHKMMIQQGQVDGLFLLRDSQSNPKAFVLTLCHHQKIKHFQILPCEEDGQVFFSLDDGATKFTDLIHLVEFYQLNRGVLPCKLKHQCTAVAL
- the LOC100694675 gene encoding growth factor receptor-bound protein 10 isoform X2, giving the protein MNSSMESVYSTQADTAVLLNNGHAPHHHHQVHTSYLGHSRRHTPPLPPSSPSRERLRHSQPMHIKAVRNLQEEHQLRPASLPAIPNPFPELCSPTGSPILSPIQTSDNHIVKVWSEDGAGKVVEIPADMTARDVCQLLVYKSHCLDDSAWALVEHHPILGIERCVEDHELVVQVQASMSGDSKFLFRKNYAKYEFFRNPLNFFPEQMVAFCQESDGSIPPSQLLQNFLNSSSCPEIQGYLYVKEPGRKSWKKLYMFLRRSGLYYSTKGTSKEPRHLQVLSDLEDSNVFTVITGRKLYNAPTDYQFCIKPSKVRSDCKELKMLCAEDEQSRTCWMTAFRLFKYGIVLYQSYNVPQQRKSNLSPFTAPVRSVSENSLVAMDFSGRTGRVIDNPIEAQSAALEEGHTWRKRSQRMNVLGSPSPLHPSSLSTVIHRTQVWFHGRIMREEAHKMMIQQGQVDGLFLLRDSQSNPKAFVLTLCHHQKIKHFQILPCEEDGQVFFSLDDGATKFTDLIHLVEFYQLNRGVLPCKLKHQCTAVAL
- the LOC100694675 gene encoding growth factor receptor-bound protein 10 isoform X3, which produces MPSCSPDCCLLQAVEIVKVWSEDGAGKVVEIPADMTARDVCQLLVYKSHCLDDSAWALVEHHPILGIERCVEDHELVVQVQASMSGDSKFLFRKNYAKYEFFRNPLNFFPEQMVAFCQESDGSIPPSQLLQNFLNSSSCPEIQGYLYVKEPGRKSWKKLYMFLRRSGLYYSTKGTSKEPRHLQVLSDLEDSNVFTVITGRKLYNAPTDYQFCIKPSKVRSDCKELKMLCAEDEQSRTCWMTAFRLFKYGIVLYQSYNVPQQRKSNLSPFTAPVRSVSENSLVAMDFSGRTGRVIDNPIEAQSAALEEGHTWRKRSQRMNVLGSPSPLHPSSLSTVIHRTQVWFHGRIMREEAHKMMIQQGQVDGLFLLRDSQSNPKAFVLTLCHHQKIKHFQILPCEEDGQVFFSLDDGATKFTDLIHLVEFYQLNRGVLPCKLKHQCTAVAL